One region of Intestinimonas massiliensis (ex Afouda et al. 2020) genomic DNA includes:
- a CDS encoding GntP family permease has product MALSLFGIILGLVLLMFLAYKGCSIIWVAPVCAVVVAVLGGYSILDAYIGDYMAGMANYVLQWFPAFFLGAVYGKLMDMTGSARSLADAIVRLIGPKFAVAAVVIPCLLMTYGGISLFVVVFVIYPMGYAIYRAADLPRTLLPGAIATGAFGITMTAVPGTPQIQNMIPTTYYGTTPMAAPLMSIVACIVMFVPAYIYLEWRVRQCRKKGLHFTPDPKHVEVDHSAKNLPSWHWLAGIVPLIVVVLMLNLFPKLLLNATGINLASNYSIVIALVCGIIICCLMNLNQVKTLIPAINDGANGSMGAIMNTACAVGFGSVVKVMSGFELLKNAMLNMPGSILFSEAVAVNVLAGATGSASGGMSIALEALAPRYLEIAHSIGLNPELLHRIASISSGGLDTLPHNGAVLTLLAVSNCTHKESYIDICVTTCIIPVIASLLLALVWGVFL; this is encoded by the coding sequence ATGGCATTATCTCTGTTTGGTATTATTTTGGGCTTGGTCCTGCTGATGTTCCTGGCCTATAAGGGCTGTTCCATCATCTGGGTCGCCCCTGTCTGCGCCGTGGTGGTGGCCGTTCTGGGCGGTTACAGCATTCTGGACGCCTATATCGGCGACTATATGGCCGGCATGGCCAACTATGTGCTTCAGTGGTTCCCCGCCTTCTTCCTGGGCGCGGTCTACGGCAAGCTGATGGACATGACCGGCTCCGCCCGGAGCCTGGCCGACGCCATTGTACGGCTCATCGGGCCCAAGTTCGCCGTGGCCGCCGTTGTCATTCCCTGCCTGCTGATGACCTATGGCGGCATCTCTCTGTTCGTGGTGGTCTTTGTTATCTATCCCATGGGCTACGCCATCTATCGGGCCGCCGATCTGCCCCGCACCCTGCTGCCCGGCGCCATCGCTACCGGCGCCTTCGGCATCACCATGACCGCCGTCCCCGGTACGCCCCAGATTCAGAACATGATCCCCACTACTTACTACGGCACCACCCCCATGGCCGCTCCGCTGATGTCCATCGTGGCCTGCATCGTGATGTTCGTTCCCGCCTACATATATCTGGAGTGGCGGGTCCGCCAGTGCCGGAAGAAGGGGCTCCACTTTACGCCCGACCCCAAGCACGTGGAGGTGGACCACAGCGCCAAGAACCTGCCCTCCTGGCACTGGCTGGCCGGTATCGTTCCTCTGATCGTCGTGGTCCTCATGCTCAACCTGTTCCCCAAGCTTCTGCTGAACGCCACCGGCATTAATCTGGCCTCCAACTATTCCATCGTGATCGCCCTGGTCTGCGGCATCATCATTTGTTGCCTGATGAACCTGAATCAGGTCAAAACGCTCATTCCCGCCATCAATGATGGCGCCAACGGCTCCATGGGCGCCATCATGAACACCGCCTGCGCCGTGGGCTTCGGCTCTGTGGTCAAGGTCATGTCGGGCTTTGAACTGCTCAAAAACGCCATGCTGAATATGCCCGGCTCCATTCTCTTTTCCGAGGCCGTGGCTGTCAACGTGCTGGCCGGCGCCACCGGCTCCGCCTCCGGCGGCATGTCCATCGCTCTGGAGGCCCTGGCCCCCCGCTATCTGGAGATCGCCCATTCCATCGGCCTAAACCCGGAGCTTCTGCACCGCATCGCTTCCATCTCCTCCGGCGGTCTGGACACCCTGCCCCACAACGGCGCGGTCCTGACCCTGCTGGCCGTGTCCAACTGCACCCACAAGGAATCCTATATCGACATCTGCGTCACCACCTGTATTATCCCGGTAATCGCCTCCCTGCTGCTGGCCCTGGTCTGGGGCGTGTTCCTGTAA
- a CDS encoding LysR family transcriptional regulator: protein MEIHHLRYFVEIARNKSFTRAAEQLYITQPMLTRVIKQLEEELDAKLIERTSKSFRLTDVGEAFYLQAQDLLLRYNDLYRTIDDVRSVRSGEVRLSTPGVLLDMYFAPLLAQFRNKFPGIDINIVEEGSKLVVKAVLSNQADLGMVMLPVEHSSQFETTVVVRDQVRLMVGKGHRLAGCGQVHIRELKEERFITFGDTATLHDQFIHLCEEHNFYPHVAYKSLMPHFTAELLASSDCVAVMPGPVIQRYRTDELAVLSLEQSLPWEIAVIHRKECYQSYASNKLREFICDYFAALQKAAVPVVGTPAPREGQNIFSGVCD, encoded by the coding sequence GTGGAAATTCATCATCTAAGGTATTTCGTGGAAATTGCCCGAAACAAGAGCTTTACTCGGGCCGCAGAGCAGCTTTATATTACCCAGCCCATGCTGACCCGGGTGATCAAACAATTGGAAGAGGAGCTGGATGCTAAGCTGATTGAGCGGACTAGCAAGAGCTTCCGGCTGACTGACGTGGGGGAGGCGTTCTACCTTCAGGCCCAGGACCTGCTATTGCGCTACAATGATTTATACCGGACCATTGACGATGTCAGATCGGTTCGCAGCGGCGAGGTACGCCTGAGCACGCCGGGGGTGCTGCTGGATATGTATTTTGCTCCGCTGCTGGCGCAGTTTCGAAATAAATTTCCCGGTATTGACATTAATATTGTGGAGGAGGGCTCTAAGCTAGTCGTAAAAGCCGTACTGTCCAACCAGGCGGATTTGGGAATGGTTATGCTGCCTGTCGAGCATTCCTCCCAATTCGAGACCACGGTGGTGGTACGGGATCAGGTCCGGCTGATGGTGGGCAAGGGACACCGGCTGGCCGGCTGCGGCCAGGTCCATATTCGGGAACTAAAAGAAGAGCGGTTTATTACATTTGGTGACACAGCCACGCTGCATGACCAATTCATCCATTTGTGCGAAGAACATAATTTCTATCCACATGTAGCCTATAAAAGTTTGATGCCGCACTTCACAGCGGAACTGCTGGCCTCCAGCGACTGCGTGGCAGTCATGCCGGGCCCTGTGATTCAGAGATACCGCACCGATGAATTGGCCGTGCTTTCGCTTGAACAGAGTCTTCCCTGGGAAATTGCCGTCATTCACCGCAAGGAGTGCTACCAATCCTATGCCTCCAACAAGCTCCGGGAGTTCATCTGCGACTACTTTGCCGCCCTCCAGAAGGCCGCAGTCCCTGTTGTCGGAACGCCCGCGCCGCGGGAGGGGCAGAACATTTTTTCCGGTGTTTGCGATTGA
- a CDS encoding MarR family winged helix-turn-helix transcriptional regulator, which yields MDIRECINYLLTTAQHQVFQLLSSKLAPYGITPGQYGVLNCLWRKEAVNPKEMAQILGLETSTISGVLDRMQKKGLIDRVVDPNDRRCVQVVITPMGAALEEPVLQIIQELNEEVLRDFSREEAATLTRCLKQIAEKI from the coding sequence ATGGATATCAGAGAGTGTATCAATTATTTGCTGACAACGGCGCAGCATCAGGTGTTTCAGCTTTTGTCCTCCAAGCTGGCGCCCTACGGCATCACGCCGGGTCAGTATGGTGTGCTCAACTGCCTTTGGCGCAAGGAGGCCGTGAACCCCAAGGAGATGGCGCAGATCCTCGGATTAGAGACCTCCACGATCTCCGGTGTGCTGGACCGGATGCAGAAGAAGGGGCTGATTGACCGGGTGGTGGACCCCAATGACCGCCGCTGCGTGCAGGTGGTCATCACCCCCATGGGCGCCGCGCTGGAAGAGCCGGTGCTGCAGATCATCCAGGAGCTGAACGAGGAGGTGCTGCGGGACTTCTCCCGGGAGGAAGCCGCTACCCTCACCCGCTGTCTGAAGCAGATCGCGGAAAAAATCTGA
- a CDS encoding acyl CoA:acetate/3-ketoacid CoA transferase, whose protein sequence is MVKTMTATEAVHTYMKDGHTLAFAGFVGAVHAEEISKAIQESYLSSGHPKDLTLLYAAGQGDGKERQLNHLGEEGLVTKVIGGHWGLQPRLQKLALENKLAAYNLPQGVISQMFRDIAAGKPGVITHVGLKTFVDPRLEGGKLNDKAREAGDIVEVVHLRGEEKLFYHSHPIDVAVIRATYADTKGNCTLQREGVIGEALSIAQAAKNSGGKVIVQVEQVVDYGSIDTRLIKIPGIYVDAIVVAAAENHMQTNGSFYNPAYSGEIRVPVDSLPPLPMGERKIIARRAAMELVPHAVTNLGIGMPEGVAAVAAEEGLEGMVLTTEAGTIGGIPAGGGDFGVTTNPDCVLDEPYQFDFYDGGGLDVAFLGLAQMDAQGNVNVSKFGPKIAGCGGFINITQNAKKVVYCGTFTAGGLKVGVEDGRLLIHQEGKVKKLIPAVEQITFSGQYAVEKGQPVLYITERAVFELTWEGVVLKEIAPGVDLRRDILEQMDFEPIVNYVELMDERIFRDAPMGLTF, encoded by the coding sequence ATGGTAAAAACGATGACGGCCACCGAAGCAGTCCATACTTATATGAAAGACGGCCATACTTTGGCCTTTGCGGGGTTCGTTGGCGCCGTACACGCAGAGGAGATCAGTAAGGCCATTCAGGAATCCTACCTCAGCAGCGGACACCCCAAGGACCTGACCCTTCTCTACGCGGCTGGTCAAGGCGACGGCAAGGAGCGGCAGCTCAATCACCTGGGGGAGGAGGGTCTCGTCACAAAGGTAATCGGCGGTCATTGGGGACTTCAGCCCCGGCTTCAGAAGCTTGCGTTGGAAAATAAATTGGCCGCCTACAACCTTCCGCAAGGCGTTATTTCTCAAATGTTCCGGGATATCGCCGCCGGTAAGCCCGGCGTAATCACGCATGTTGGCCTCAAGACATTTGTAGACCCCCGGCTGGAGGGCGGCAAGCTGAATGACAAAGCCCGTGAGGCTGGCGACATCGTAGAGGTCGTGCACCTCCGCGGCGAAGAAAAGTTATTTTATCACTCTCACCCCATTGACGTGGCCGTCATCCGTGCCACCTATGCCGATACGAAGGGCAACTGCACCCTTCAGCGAGAGGGCGTAATCGGTGAGGCGCTGTCCATCGCGCAGGCTGCCAAGAACTCCGGCGGCAAGGTCATCGTCCAGGTGGAGCAAGTGGTGGATTACGGCAGTATTGACACCCGTCTCATTAAGATTCCCGGTATCTATGTCGACGCCATCGTAGTAGCCGCAGCCGAAAACCACATGCAGACCAATGGCTCGTTCTATAACCCGGCCTACAGCGGGGAAATCCGTGTACCCGTTGATTCACTGCCGCCCCTGCCCATGGGTGAGCGCAAGATCATCGCCCGCCGGGCCGCCATGGAGCTGGTCCCCCACGCCGTGACCAATCTGGGCATCGGAATGCCGGAAGGCGTGGCGGCGGTGGCCGCCGAGGAGGGGCTGGAGGGCATGGTCCTCACCACCGAGGCCGGAACCATCGGGGGCATTCCCGCTGGGGGCGGAGACTTCGGCGTCACCACCAATCCTGACTGCGTGCTAGATGAACCCTATCAATTTGATTTCTACGACGGAGGCGGCCTGGACGTGGCCTTCCTGGGTCTGGCCCAAATGGACGCGCAGGGCAATGTCAACGTCAGCAAATTCGGCCCCAAAATTGCCGGATGCGGCGGCTTTATCAATATCACGCAAAACGCCAAAAAGGTTGTCTACTGCGGCACCTTCACGGCCGGCGGCCTGAAGGTGGGTGTGGAGGACGGCAGGCTGCTCATTCATCAGGAGGGCAAGGTAAAGAAGCTGATCCCTGCTGTGGAGCAGATCACCTTTTCCGGCCAGTACGCCGTAGAGAAGGGCCAGCCGGTACTTTACATCACCGAGCGGGCGGTCTTTGAACTGACCTGGGAGGGCGTGGTGCTCAAGGAAATCGCCCCCGGCGTGGACCTGCGGCGGGACATCCTGGAGCAGATGGATTTTGAGCCCATTGTAAATTATGTGGAGCTCATGGACGAGCGTATCTTCCGGGATGCGCCCATGGGGCTGACCTTCTAA